In the Oncorhynchus gorbuscha isolate QuinsamMale2020 ecotype Even-year linkage group LG05, OgorEven_v1.0, whole genome shotgun sequence genome, one interval contains:
- the LOC124035758 gene encoding alpha-parvin: protein MASSPQKSPSSPKSPTPKSPPSRKKDDSFLGKLGGTLARRKKAKEVSELQEEGMNAINLPLSPIPFELDPEDTMLEENEVRTMVDPNSRNDPKLQELMKVLIDWINDVLVGERIIVKDLAEDLYDGQVLQKLFEKLEGERLNVAEVTQSEIAQKQKLQTVLEKINDTLKVSIRNIKWTIDSVHAKSIVAILHLLVALSQHCRAPIRLPDHVSIQVVVVQKREGILQSRQVQEEITGNTEALSGRHERDAFDTLFDHAPDKLNVVKKTLITFVNKHLNKLNLEVSELDTQFADGVYLVLLMGLLEGYFVPLFNFFLTPEHFDQKVHNVAFSFELMQDGGLEKPKPRAEDIVNCDLKSTLRVLYNLFTKYRNVE, encoded by the exons ATGGCTTCTTCGCCACAGAAATCACCTTCTTCTCCCAAATCCCCGACTCCAAAATCACCACCTTCAAGAAAAAAAGATGATTCTTTCCTCGGAAAACTTGGGGGAACTTTGGCCAGAAGAAAAAAGGCAAAAGAAG TGTCTGAGCTCCAGGAGGAGGGGATGAATGCCATCAACCTGCCACTCAGCCCCATCCCCTTTGAGCTGGACCCAGAGGACACCATGCTGG AGGAGAATGAGGTCCGCACCATGGTTGACCCTAACTCCAGGAATGACCCCAAACTGCAAGAACTGATGAAG GTACTCATAGACTGGATCAATGATGTGCTGGTGGGGGAGAGAATCATTGTCAAAGACCTGGCTGAAGACCTCTACGATGGGCAGGTTCTGCAGAAACTATTTG AGAAGCTGGAGGGTGAGCGGCTGAATGTGGCTGAGGTGACCCAGTCTGAGATAGCCCAGAAGCAGAAGCTGCAGACAGTTCTGGAGAAGATCAACGACACTCTGAAGGTCTCAATCAGAAACATCAAATGGACCATTGACT CTGTCCATGCTAAAAGCATCGTGGCCATTCTCCATTTACTGGTGGCGCTGTCTCAGCACTGCCGCGCCCCCATCCGCCTACCTGATCATGTGTCCATTCAAGTTGTGGTTGTACAG AAACGGGAGGGAATCTTGCAGTCTCGCCAGGTTCAGGAAGAGATCACAGGGAACACGGA GGCTCTATCAGGAAGGCATG AACGAGATGCGTTTGACACCTTGTTTGACCATGCACCAGACAAGCTGAATGTGGTGAAAAAG ACTCTGATCACCTTTGTGAACAAGCACTTGAACAAGTTGAACCTGGAGGTGTCTGAATTGGACACACAG TTTGCTGATGGTGTGTACCTGGTGTTGCTGATGGGACTGCTTGAGGGCTACTTTGTTCCTCTCTTCAACTTCTTCCTAACGCCAGAGCATTTTGACCAAAAG GTGCACAATGTGGCGTTCTCCTTTGAGCTGATGCAAGATGGAGGCCTGGAGAAACCCAAGCCACGGGCAGAGG